One genomic segment of Echeneis naucrates chromosome 18, fEcheNa1.1, whole genome shotgun sequence includes these proteins:
- the dhrs4 gene encoding dehydrogenase/reductase SDR family member 4: MICWVMLRSLSKCLRTNPVGVQRNMSQSSLAGKVAIVTASTDGIGLAAAQALGKRGAHVVVSSRKQTNVDKAVALLQGQNIQVTGTTCNVGEGKEREKLVQMTLEKCGGIDILVSNAAVNPFFGNIMDSTEDVWDKILSVNVKSSFLMTKLVVPHMEKRGGGNVVFVSSVAGYQPMQALGPYSVSKTALLGLTRALAPDLAQSNIRVNCVAPGVIKTRFSSALWQNEDIMDEFKKQLSIKRIGEPEEIGGVIAFLCSDEASYITGETITVTGGINCRL, encoded by the exons ATGATCTGCTGG GTGATGTTGAGGAGTCTCTCCAAGTGTCTAAGGACCAATCCTGTAGGTGTCCAAAGAAATATGTCTCAAAGCAGCCTTGCTGGAAAGGTAGCCATAGTCACTGCCTCCACAGATGG CATTGGTCTGGCAGCTGCTCAGGCTCTGGGAAAGAGGGGAGCTCATGTGGTGGTGAGCAGCCGGAAACAGACCAACGTGGACAAGGCAGTGGCACTGCTGCAGGGCCAGAACATCCAAGTAACTGGGACCACATGTAATGTTGGcgagggaaaagaaagagaaaaactggtTCAAATG ACTCTGGAGAAGTGTGGGGGCATTGATATCCTGGTGTCCAATGCAGCAGTCAACCCTTTCTTTGGAAACATCATGGACTCCACAGAGGACGTTTGGGACAAG ATCCtgtctgtaaatgtaaaatcatcCTTCCTTATGACCAAGCTGGTGGTGCCTCACATGGAAAAGAGGGG AGGAGGAAATGTAGTGTTTGTGTCATCTGTGGCTGGATACCAACCAATGCAG GCTTTGGGTCCTTACAGTGTTAGTAAGACAGCCCTTTTGGGTCTGACTCGTGCACTGGCACCTGACCTGGCGCAGAGTAACATAAGGGTCAACTGTGTAGCCCCTGGAGTTATTAAGACCCGCTTCAGCTCTGCG TTATGGCAAAATGAAGACATCatggatgaatttaaaaaacagCTCAGCATTAAGAG AATTGGAGAGCCAGAGGAAATTGGAGGAGTGATTGCCTTCTTGTGCTCTGATGAAGCTTCTTACATCACTGGAGAGACCATCACAGTGACTGGAGGAATAAACTGTCGACTCTGA
- the efs gene encoding embryonal Fyn-associated substrate, whose translation MSVSTVLAKALFDNTAESPEELAFRKGDILMVLEQEQSGGPGWWLCSLHGRQGIAPANRLRLLQTAPPPSSELRRGPSEDSVYLSPGPALARSAEDVDGVYRSPPGVGEGRGAGAASRPGELRRAEGGRPRSHSSSGTRPRPDWDIGVTGRPRSPSLRGRATEITGTLYQTPVSPVPSAAQHARQPGAVSSESVYLAPSGMPRAADEPEDTTYLVPRETLTAGHSDDCYLVPKGTPLAGDDVYQSPIGGVVAPAVCSNGPSIVNGSPGNPQAKMSQDTPGMYQTPTPVGASLHRTSATALAHQHPCQLSSTQASPRSLLKGVSPNPAVGRGKTGLACHRGSPLLVRAGQVRVPGSPNFARKPPPPAPPVRGVTRKDAPQSVDSNMVTKTTGEEDKQKETSQNKEERMKNGLEKSRNVHNKKGESQDYSDPVDDQVYDTPPSGRWQRPVPSGLDVEDDGIYDTPRSVPPQADSETEVYDVPTIALNVSITDVQPDEVDDEVYSVPTLPGVPLGPGESTTSLSGEDVPQVGQVYCVPGPEKRASGGDHKQDSSEPDCGIYDMPALTIEVLPHSSSSSSTSTRRLSVSSNGSGDVQWRASLSSLVHSVLSTASCSASTLSSRDLATSLAEILSTWKASHSGDPPPPLQQAWARLSDLLPALSAIGNAPPSEGLLSLVQRSLEESTLLLQAHGRPRLPSQESLSRRPLPALPVSDGKSSAGGMGSRKGSWIQERPLPPTPQPAFPLPPALSTVTLTVGPVNGEDDPSNEYAGIGLTPIPAPVPTGDSVGYVKLQGKPEPPPDGLAENGQTITAEQRLTPSPPLPVSLSLEDSELLSFYSSQSLAHLSCLADAIDVLFSSVQGNQPPRIFVARGKSLIVTAHKLVFIGDTLSRLLSSADLRGKITTSGGRLCQALKAVVVATKSAAQSYPSVSATQEMVDRVAELSQQAAGFSTLLQRLAEISS comes from the exons ATGTCTGTCTCC aCGGTATTGGCAAAGGCACTTTTTGACAACACAGCAGAGAGCCCAGAGGAGTTGGCGTTCCGGAAAGGTGACATCCTAATGGTTCTTGAGCAGGAGCAGAGTGGTGGGCCGGGGTGGTGGCTCTGCTCTCTGCATGGGAGACAGGGCATTGCTCCTGCCAATCGTCTTCGTCTCCTCCAGACAGCCCCACCCCCGAGCTCAGAACTCCGCCGTGGTCCCAGTGAGGACTCAGTTTACTTGTCACCTGGTCCTGCACTGGCTCGGTCTGCTGAGGATGTTGATGGAGTGTATCGCTCTCCACCAGGTGTGGGAGAGGGACGAGGAGCAGGAGCTGCCTCAAGGCCCGGGGAGCTCCGCAGAGCAGAGGGTGGGCGTCCACGTTCTCACTCCAGCTCTGGCACCAGGCCCAGACCTGACTGGGACATTGGGGTGACGGGTCGTCCACGCTCGCCCTCTCTGAGAGGAAGAGCTACAGAAATAACAGGCACACTTTATCAGACACCTGTAAGTCCTGTCCCTTCAGCAGCTCAGCATGCCAGGCAACCTGGAGCTGTGAGTTCAGAGTCGGTGTACCTTGCTCCTAGTGGAATGCCAAGGGCAGCAGATGAACCAGAAGACACTACATATTTAGTCCCTAGGGAAACACTAACAGCAGGACATTCGGATGACTGTTACTTGGTACCAAAAGGTACACCACTTGCAGGCGATGATGTTTATCAATCCCCAATAGGAGGAGTTGTGGCTCCTGCTGTATGCTCTAATGGCCCCTCTATAGTGAATGGATCACCAGGTAACCCCCAGGCCAAAATGAGCCAGGACACTCCTGGGATGTATCAGACACCCACCCCTGTGGGAGCAAGTCTTCACAGGACTTCAGCCACAGCTTTGGCCCATCAGCACCCATGTCAATTATCCTCCACTCAAGCATCTCCCAGATCTCTACTCAAAGGAGTTTCACCCAACCCTGCTGTGGGTAGGGGCAAAACTGGTCTGGCCTGTCACAGAGGATCCCCTTTGCTGGTAAGAGCAGGTCAGGTCAGAGTTCCTGGTTCACCCAATTTTGCCCGCAAACCTcctccaccagcaccaccagtAAGGGGAGTCACCAGGAAAGATGCACCACAATCAGTTGATTCTAATATGGTCACAAAAACCACTGGAGAAGAAGACAAACAGAAGGAAACTAGTCAGAATAAGGAAGAGCGGATGAAAAATGGATtggagaaaagcagaaatgtgcacaacaaaaaaggagaaagccAGGATTACTCAGATCCAGTGGATGACCAG GTGTATGATACTCCTCCCAGTGGCAGGTGGCAGCGTCCAGTCCCATCTGGCCTTGATGTTGAGGATGATGGAATATATGACACCCCACGCAGTGTTCCACCACAAGCTGACTCTGAGACAGAG GTCTATGATGTCCCCACCATTGCCCTCAATGTGTCCATAACAGATGTTCAGCCTGATGAAGTTGATGACGAAGTCTACAGTGTCCCCACACTTCCAGGTGTTCCTCTGGGGCCAGGAGAGTCCACCACCAGCCTCTCTGGTGAGGATGTTCCCCAGGTTGGACAAGTCTACTGTGTCCCTGGACCTGAGAAACGAGCCAGCGGTGGAGATCATAAACAAGACTCCTCTGAGCCTGACTGTGGAATTTATGACATGCCTGCTCTGACAATTGAAGTCCTCCCGcattcttcctcttcctcctccacatctaCTCgccgtctctctgtctctagtAATGGTTCCGGTGATGTTCAGTGGAGAGCCTCACTTTCCAGCCTTGTCCACTCAGTGCTCAGCACAGCCTCCTGCTCGGCCTCTACTCTGTCATCGCGAGACCTGGCCACCTCATTGGCTGAAATCCTTTCCACATGGAAGGCCAGTCACTCAGGTGATCCTCCACCGCCTCTTCAGCAGGCATGGGCTCGTCTGTCAGACCTGCTCCCTGCATTATCTGCAATTGGAAATGCTCCTCCATCTGAGGGGCTCCTGTCACTGGTACAGCGGTCCCTAGAGGAAAGCACCCTCCTCTTGCAGGCTCATGGCCGACCACGTCTGCCTTCCCAAGAATCCTTATCCCGCAGACCGTTACCTGCACTCCCAGTGTCTGATGGGAAGTCATCTGCTGGTGGAATGGGCTCCCGTAAGGGTAGCTGGATCCAGGAGAGGCCTTTGCCCCCGACCCCTCAGCCTGCGTTCCCCTTGCCTCCTGCACTATCCACTGTGACTCTCACAGTGGGTCCTGTCAATGGAGAAGATGATCCCAGCAATGAGTACGCTGGGATTGGCTTGACTCCCATTCCTGCCCCAGTACCTACTGGAGACAGTGTGGGATATGTCAAGCTGCAG GGTAAACCTGAGCCACCTCCTGATGGCCTGGCTGAGAATGGACAAACTATTACCGCAGAGCAAAGG TTGACCCCATCCCCCCCTCTGCCAGTGTCCCTCTCCCTGGAggactctgagctgctgtcgTTCTACTCCTCTCAGAGTCTCGCCCACCTCTCCTGCCTAGCAGATGCCATCGATGTGCTCTTCAGCAGCGTGCAGGGGAACCAGCCGCCCCGCATCTTTGTCGCCAGAGGAAAGAGTCTTATTGTGACAGCACACAAACTGGTGTTTATTGGAGACACGCTCTCCCGCCTTCTCAGCTCTGCTGACCTCCGGGGCAAG atcaCAACCTCAGGGGGGCGTCTCTGCCAGGCCTTGAAGGCAGTTGTGGTAGCAACAAAGAGTGCTGCACAAAGCTACCCCTCAGTATCAGCCACCCAGGAAATGGTGGACCGTGTCGCTGAGCTCTCCCAGCAAGCGGCTGGTTTCTCTACTCTCCTCCAGCGTCTGGCAGAAATATCTTCGTGA